The genomic stretch caaataaaacagtaaaacaacaaagccaaaataaaaacaaaaccaaaacacaGTGTGACgacaaacgataacatgtttgataattatgattttcttcattaaagcgtttcaatacagaaaatacttttgtaaaacattaaagtATGCATTTAACTTCTATAATtaacaacctttttgagttcaacgatgcatgacaACCATagcaatcaaacaataatataaacatgctgttgtTTAACTTATCGTGCGGGGGTAGTATTGAAACAATTAGAAGCAAAACATCACGGTGGAGTTTAAACATATTAATAATGCATCTACAGCCACTTTAATTCCTGCCGTGTTCTTAAATTACAAGtcaatttaaataaaagttttcccCACCAGGTGAATTACCTACACGCGTTACAGTAACGGAAGGTACACAAATACTAGTATGAAATATGAAACGAACCATTTTCGCATGTACTCAAAGCCTTCGCAGAAGACACGGCATCAAGGCATGAAGAATTTGATATGCCAGAAGACAAGTATCAAAGGCAGACCAGTCCCGTTGGGCTTTAAGAACGCCTATACTGGAGTATTCCATCTGTTCTGTCCAAATGTAAACGGATTGAACACCAAACACGCGGTCTGTCACAAACAGGCGTgtcataatataataatatatttgaataacATGTTTTTAACTTAAACAAACACATAACTGGAACATTTTCATGACTAAATATCTTACGTAGATTGTTAACAACGTCTCTGTAAAAATCTGGTCTTGATAGGCCGTGTCGCTGATATCTTAGATTCTAAGAACAAAtttgaattacgatagtaaaatgcggcaacatttttatttattttatgataacgATGTCTCATCTAAATGACTTTATTAGTTACGTTCACTGAAATCCTCTATGACTAAACCAGATTGAGTTAGAAATTATATCCCGTATGATAAAGCACAGGGTACGCTTCTAAAAgatggatttttaaaattttaaaatttcaaaattgaaataatctCTGATCACAAATTGTATGTGAACAATATTTTTGTATACAAGGGCTGTTCTAAATAAAGTAGACTTTTTTTTACAAGCTTTTATACTTTAatgaaagaaacaagaaataACAATCATGATGCGCAGTCTTTCCTCTTACTTCACTGCAAATGTGACTGTCAAAAATTATGCCTTCCCGAAATCAGCCACTAGCATTAAGCCAATACATGATGATCACATTCAAAGAACGTAACCGGCGTCGTGACTTCAGTAGGATAATTTCATTAACTtgcattaattaatatttttcatttacttttagaaattaGATAAACTATGCATGAGTTATAATTAATTGTTCATTTTGAATTATGCAAATAGTATTACAAATACCCGACATCTTAAACAGGAACTCGCAAGTAGTCTGTTTGTATCCGTGGCGTCATGGATTGACGTTAGCGTACACTATCActcgacccgatttgttttcctattaacaAAGAAGAAAATTGGTGTTATTATACAACAGTTCACTACTTGATGTACGTTACAGTTATCATTACGTCATTGCGACAAATGTCAAATAGCGGTGTGCCGAAAAAGAAACCCatacaaaacaggcaaatatttgctGAATGTCTTCAAGGGCgtcatgataataaatattgataacgtgttagaatcgaaataatatatctcaaacagtgatttgctcttgaataaaaacattgtcgtttagatgcgtattattatatcacgtgCCCTCTTGATATATAATCCTTCGTATCTGATCTCCAAaccataattttatttttgattcttttttttttttttttttttttttttttggtggggggtgTAGGATATAGTTGATACTTTGCTATTTGTTTGCAATTCATAGTCATCTGCAAATAGTTTGTGTCACTTCGGCGTAATTTCTAATAAACCAATAACATTAGGATGCATAGGATTTGACTGCGGAagtctacattattttttaacaaacccTGGTATAAGGAGATGAAACTCAAAAACATCAAAGAGGCAGTGGTCTACAAATGTATGATTTATTGAACTGAAGCTCACTTTAAAACAGCCTAAGGTTTAtactatatatatgtaaaataaaaatgttgtgtGAATTTTACCTCTAATACATTCCTCAGTCTTACAGAAGTATGCGAAAAACGCTATGTACTTAAATTTTGAGGCgaatttgtatattatatatacattgctgTGTCATCATTTGTGATACTTTAATAAGTAAACTAGATCTATTAATTCATGCAATTGATTTTCTGACAGATTCTGGGAGCAGAAACGTAACCGCGTTTTGGTTAGGGGCCAGTGATACTGACATAGACGGAATCTGGAAATGGGTATCAACGGACGAGGAGCTTACTTATACAGAATGGGATGTTAGGTTTGGTATAAATAATAAATGGGGTGTTAGATTTGGTATGAATAATGAATGGAATATTAAGCTTTTTGTGAAATATAATGAGATATTTATTTTTGCGTAAATAATGAATGGGATTGGTTTGGTATAGTGAATTGGTTTTTAGCTTTGTTATCAATAATAAATGTGATTTTAGATTTGgtttattataataagtaatGAATGAGATATAAGGTTTGTTATAAATAATACTGGGATATTAGTTTGTTGCAAATAATGTTGGAATAATAAATGGGATTTTAGGTTTGGTGTAAATAATACTGGGATATTAGTTTGTTGCAAATAATGTTGGAATAATAAATGGGATTTTAGGTTTGGTGTAAATAATACTGGGATATTAGTTTGTTGCAAATAATGTTGGAATAATAAATGAGATTTTAGGTTTGGTATAAATAATACTGGGATATTAGTTTGTTGCAAATAATGTTGGAATAATAAATGAGGTTTTAGGTTTGGTGTAAATAATACTGGGATATTAGTTTGTTGCAAATAATGTTGGAATAATAAATGGGATTTTAGGTTTGGTGTAAATAATACTGGGATATTAGTTTGTTGCAAATAATGTTGGAATAATAAATGGGATTTTAGGTTTGGTGTAAATAATACTGGGATATTAGTTTGTTGCAAATAATGTTGGAATAATTAATGGGATTTTAGGTTTGGTATAAATAATACTGGGATATTAGTTTGTTGCAAATAATGTTGGAATAATAAATGGGATTTTAGGTTTGGTGTAAATGATGAACTAGATATTAGTATGGTAGATCTATAAATAACAAGTCAGTTTTTAGGATTTCTATAAATAAAGGTTTGATACAAATTATGAATAGGTATTCGGGTTCTTGGATATTACATTTACTGTAAATAGTGAACAGTGATTACTACAGCAAGATGGACCTTATAAACGCATCACGgctcaaaaaaaatattatttccattGCAGCCAACCCAATAATAAGCCGGACAACAAAGAAGATTGTATGGCGTTGAATGGTGCTTACGATTTCAACTGGCACGACGGAGTATGCAAGCAAAGAGTTGGCTACCCTTTATGTGAGAAAAAGTAAGTAATGCCAGGTTACCAAACAAATAAGAGTCATTGCCACCAAGGTATATGGTGGCtaatttgtgccatttcgttatttcgttctgtcacAGCGACATTCGGCGGCGCGACATTTGGAGGGCGACGTTTGTCGGTGCGACATTTGGCGGGCGACGTTTCTCGAGCGCCATAAcaacagaacgaaataacgaaatggcataaATAAACCACCATATACCATGATTTCAATTCCTCTTATTTGATAAAGATAAAAGTAACCAATTGCAACCATTTATTTGAGGGAAAGTTGGTAAATAAGTAAGGATTATAAGGATTATCATAACGTAAAATAGTGAAAGCAGAATCAGGCTACCAATTATTCAATCGAAGGTCAAGTCGTCATCTTGTAATATCACGAATCGCCTAACCAATACATCACAATCATGGACGTTtattacctttagcctgctggtggcaagtgattctgcctttgcggccagtgcagaccaaaatctgcctgcacgtctgtgcagacagatcatggtctgcactgttcgctgttcagttaGTAATTTTTCAGGTCATTCCCGGTTGGTGGTCCCAGGATGTGGAATGAACTCCCCTATTaataaaattccatttacataTTTTCTATACTTGTTGGTACAGGCTCCATGGGTACTGTACCCTCATGGGGTAGTGTATAATATTGTTTCcttttttctttaacaaattagtgatggcaccattaaccagggggtttgaactTCTTTATGCAGCCCGTCTGTGCGTACCATGTAAATCTTTAAGCACTAATATCCGTCAATAGGGGTAGGATAGCTTCAGTGGGGAGAGTACTGTTATGGCTGTTCGTTTCCTTATTTCCTGATTTGTGCATTCCATTTCTCGGACCACCACCATCCACAATATCATTCATAGGTGTAAACTATTCATTCTTCGCACTCATGGGTTCTCAGACATTGTAAGTATCACgaaaaattactgttatatacatttataaaaaaatatattcattattctcTACACAGTTCTTGATTTTCCTAAGAATcaatttgttcataatacattattttaattcatatctttcacttCACTGTATATATTAGGATGATTAGGGTGTATTTGACATTTGAAGTGTATTGGGGAGAATATAAATCTTCTTTTGGACCTTATATCAAATAAGATAAAAGAAAAGACGGAAAGTAAGAAAATTAAGTGAGATATATCTCTTTTATTACAGGGGAACGAGCGACAATGGTGGCGTTGGCATGCAGGTTATTGGTTGATATTtgttcatttgattaaaatgtatcttgaaatgatttaatgattttttttcgataTAAATATAAACTAGGGAGGAATCTTGTTATTTCTTTCATTAGTAGGTTGGACGTGTTTTAAGCGAGAAACATGTTTTCTGGTGCAAAATAGAGAAAATTTGTTAAACGGAAATACTTTTAGATTAATTAAAcgtatttttctttatatctaGAACGAATATGTTCATGTTGAGGCAAGATAAATTATCTATCGGTGTCAATGGGTAATAAGGTCACTGAAAGGACACTTGAGAAACATACTTACTACGAAGTTGACCTTTCAAAACTTGTATAGATATTGTAGTACGTTTATCAATAGTTGTTCATTTGAGTTGTTAACGCCGGTGACAACGCAAGGGTTTGAGTACAGGTCAATTTTGGTGTTTGACATGCGGCCTCAAGATAATTTTGTATTTACGCTGGTACATCTTGAAGTCCAATGGGTCAAAAATAAAGCAGGGTATACTAATAATACTAAAAGGTggtaaatatgaaataagacTACTATTGTTCCTTGCCTGAGACAAGTGACAAAAGCAGTGAATTTCATATACTTAACTTTCGGAAGCTGATTCTACCTTCATGGGATTGTTGAACAAATATGTAGATAAAAACCATCTACAAGGATATTTCTTTGTATTTAGGCATAAAGAAGCTAGTATGTAACAAGCTGACATCTAGCAAGCTGATATCTGACAAGTTGACGTCTAAGAAGCTAGTACCTGATTAGCAGATATCTGACAAGTTGATATCCGACAAGTTGGTATCTTACTAGTGGATATCTAACAAGCTGGTATCTTACTAGTTGATATCTAACAAGTTGGTATCTGACCAACTGATATCTGAAAAGCTGATATCTACATAAAATTGACCATACAATCGAATCGAAGAATAACTTAAGATGGTAAATAGAATTTTTGACATTTGAATTTAAACTAAGAACTGtttcctattgtttgtttttattatttaaaacgtAGCAATGAGAGACTCGTTTATTCCAGTGCGCTGTCAGACTTATTATCCTAATGATGACAGATTTGTCAAAACATAATATTAGGTTTCTGAACCCAGTACTCGAACAAGCCTACTACTGACATCAAAATTGACGTGTAAGTTAACACACTGGCGATACGAGTTTTTGCACCAGTCTTTTTAGCAAATCAAACGAAGAGCAAATAATGCATTAGTCAGATACGTAATTGAGATCGataacaaaagcaaacaaaagGTGAGTTTGAGTTTAGTCTTGGTGGTTTTGTTCCACCACCATCCATTAGCTAAGTTTTAACTTCGTTCatcacactggcaccagaccagaataaaaatgcctctgtacatgttatacactacccctaggtatactacaagaaccatggtcatgaagggggaaaatactaacccatttcaatcgcgcatttcatacctaaaacacacaTTTCGTTAAATGTGATATTATACATGTGGTAacttatcttccattgtgtaccggtcacatttcttcagtaTCACTCCGGGAGAGGTACGTtcggtggcaggggagtgcagatttgcgaattccacattgacgt from Mercenaria mercenaria strain notata chromosome 16, MADL_Memer_1, whole genome shotgun sequence encodes the following:
- the LOC123540980 gene encoding perlucin-like protein, with product MVVSVLFGILTFTAIHTTKASSTCCPDSWLPFKGSCYQFYDEDKVDWAEAVSICRLKNSDLVTVETEYESKFLKFFARKLFKRDSGSRNVTAFWLGASDTDIDGIWKWVSTDEELTYTEWDVSQPNNKPDNKEDCMALNGAYDFNWHDGVCKQRVGYPLCEKKGTSDNGGVGMQVIG